From Cronobacter turicensis z3032, the proteins below share one genomic window:
- the p gene encoding Fructose-1,6-bisphosphatase class 1 codes for MRSLYSTSGCRESVMKTLGEFIVEKQHEFSHATGELTALLSAIKLGAKIIHRDINKAGLVDILGASGVENVQGETQQKLDLFANEKLKAALKARDIVAGIASEEEDEIVVFEGCEHAKYVVLMDPLDGSSNIDVNVSVGTIFSIYRRVTPVGTPVTMEDFLQPGSQQVAAGYVVYGSSTMLVYTTGCGVHAFTYDPSLGVFCLCQERMRFPASGNTYSINEGNYIKFPMGVKKYIKYCQEEDKATQRPYTSRYIGSLVADFHRNLLKGGIYLYPSTASHPEGKLRLLYECNPMAFLAEQAGGKASDGKQRILDIKPDSLHQRRPFFVGTEQMVNDVERFIREFPDA; via the coding sequence TTGCGATCGCTTTACTCAACTTCAGGATGCAGGGAAAGTGTTATGAAAACGTTAGGTGAATTTATTGTCGAAAAGCAGCACGAATTTTCTCACGCCACCGGGGAACTGACGGCGCTGCTGTCGGCAATAAAGCTTGGCGCTAAGATCATCCACCGCGATATCAATAAGGCCGGTCTGGTCGATATCCTGGGTGCCAGCGGCGTCGAAAACGTACAGGGCGAGACGCAGCAAAAACTCGATCTGTTCGCCAATGAAAAGCTCAAAGCCGCGCTTAAAGCACGCGATATCGTGGCGGGCATCGCCTCCGAAGAAGAAGACGAGATTGTCGTTTTCGAAGGCTGCGAACACGCGAAGTATGTCGTCCTGATGGATCCGCTGGATGGCTCTTCTAACATTGATGTCAACGTCTCTGTCGGCACCATTTTCTCAATCTATCGCCGTGTGACGCCGGTCGGGACGCCAGTCACGATGGAAGATTTCCTGCAACCGGGCAGCCAGCAGGTCGCCGCGGGTTATGTGGTTTACGGCTCTTCCACCATGCTGGTATATACCACCGGCTGCGGCGTGCACGCCTTTACCTACGATCCGTCGCTCGGCGTGTTCTGCCTGTGCCAGGAGCGTATGCGCTTCCCGGCCAGCGGCAATACGTACTCCATTAACGAAGGGAATTACATTAAATTCCCGATGGGTGTGAAGAAGTACATTAAGTATTGCCAGGAAGAGGATAAAGCGACCCAGCGCCCGTATACCTCGCGGTATATCGGTTCACTGGTGGCGGATTTCCACCGTAACCTGCTGAAAGGCGGGATTTATCTCTACCCGAGCACCGCGAGCCACCCGGAAGGCAAGCTGCGCCTGCTGTATGAGTGCAACCCGATGGCGTTTCTGGCCGAGCAGGCGGGCGGCAAGGCGAGCGACGGCAAGCAGCGTATCCTGGATATTAAACCGGACAGCCTGCACCAGCGCCGTCCGTTCTTCGTCGGCACCGAGCAGATGGTGAATGATGTCGAGCGGTTTATCCGCGAATTCCCGGACGCGTAA
- the tar gene encoding Methyl-accepting chemotaxis protein II, which yields MLRNLSIRTGLLALLAVMAFLLLLVSAMGIYSLTQSSASLQRINALQGEKMMRLNEGYTLLLRARNEAGQAVRQMEIGMVDDATASVKTIAGELVRGQQLLKTVLTSEVDDEQGALLLGKLNQSFNALNGQGLAPMMAALNKQSPDDYYDLLGNGLIPLTRAFDTDVQAFQRWGEARGRQEVDGVLTQKEVMLALIGLVALLTAAVMTLVWLALRHVLLRPLAQSVEQLEHVAAGDLTRSLTATSNNELGRLVSAIEAMRLSLAQSVMRVRDASAQIDTGSRELAAGNVDLAQRTESTATSLEQTAASMEQITATVKQNADNAGMAHQLAKAVSDTADRGSEMVCYVIEKMRDISGSSDRIGDILSVIDAIAFQTNILALNAAVEAARAGEQGRGFAVVAGEVRTLASRSAEAAKEIRTLISNSQSQVGEGSELAMQAGETMDEIAEEVLRMTKLVREIADASLEQSRGIEQVNIAVSQMDETAQQNAALVQQSSAATRSLEEQAQQLVEAMASFRLQAAG from the coding sequence ATGTTGAGAAATCTCTCTATCCGTACCGGCCTGCTGGCGCTGTTGGCGGTTATGGCCTTTTTGCTTCTGCTCGTGAGCGCCATGGGCATCTATTCACTCACACAAAGTTCTGCGTCCTTACAGCGTATTAACGCGCTGCAGGGCGAAAAAATGATGCGTCTGAACGAAGGGTATACGCTGCTTTTGCGCGCGCGCAACGAGGCAGGTCAGGCGGTGCGTCAGATGGAAATCGGCATGGTGGACGACGCGACGGCGTCCGTGAAAACGATCGCGGGCGAGCTGGTGCGCGGTCAGCAGTTGCTGAAAACGGTGCTCACCAGCGAGGTCGATGACGAACAGGGCGCGCTGCTGCTCGGCAAACTTAACCAGAGCTTTAACGCGCTGAACGGGCAGGGGCTCGCGCCGATGATGGCCGCGCTCAACAAGCAGAGCCCGGATGATTACTACGATCTGCTCGGCAACGGGCTTATCCCGCTGACCCGCGCCTTTGACACTGACGTACAGGCGTTTCAACGCTGGGGCGAGGCGCGCGGGCGCCAGGAAGTGGACGGCGTGCTGACGCAAAAAGAGGTGATGCTGGCGCTGATTGGTCTGGTGGCGCTGCTGACCGCGGCGGTGATGACGCTGGTCTGGCTGGCGCTGCGGCACGTGTTGCTCAGGCCGCTGGCGCAGTCGGTGGAACAACTTGAACATGTGGCGGCAGGCGATCTGACCCGTTCGCTGACCGCGACCAGCAATAACGAGCTGGGGCGGCTGGTAAGCGCTATCGAGGCGATGCGTCTGTCGCTGGCGCAGTCGGTGATGCGCGTGCGTGACGCCAGCGCGCAGATCGATACCGGGAGCCGCGAGCTGGCGGCGGGTAACGTCGATCTGGCGCAGCGTACCGAATCTACCGCCACGTCGCTTGAGCAGACCGCGGCGAGTATGGAACAGATCACCGCGACGGTGAAACAGAACGCCGATAACGCCGGGATGGCGCATCAGCTGGCGAAAGCGGTCTCCGATACCGCCGATCGCGGTAGTGAGATGGTCTGTTATGTGATTGAGAAGATGCGCGATATTTCCGGCAGTTCTGACCGGATTGGCGACATCCTGAGCGTGATTGACGCCATTGCGTTCCAGACCAATATCCTCGCGCTGAACGCGGCGGTGGAAGCGGCGCGCGCAGGCGAGCAGGGGCGCGGGTTCGCCGTCGTCGCCGGTGAGGTCCGTACGCTGGCGAGCCGCAGCGCCGAGGCGGCGAAAGAGATCCGCACGCTTATCAGTAATTCGCAAAGCCAGGTAGGCGAGGGGAGCGAACTGGCCATGCAGGCCGGGGAGACGATGGATGAGATCGCCGAAGAGGTGTTGCGAATGACGAAGCTGGTGCGTGAAATCGCCGATGCGTCGCTGGAGCAGAGCCGCGGCATTGAGCAGGTGAATATCGCCGTGAGCCAGATGGACGAAACCGCCCAGCAGAATGCGGCGCTGGTGCAGCAATCCTCCGCCGCGACCCGCTCGCTGGAAGAGCAGGCGCAACAGCTGGTGGAGGCGATGGCGTCGTTCCGGTTGCAGGCGGCGGGTTAA
- the yjfF gene encoding Inner membrane ABC transporter permease protein yjfF, translating to MIKRNLPLTITLAVFVLGYLYCLTQFPGFASTRVICNILTDNAFLGIIAVGMTFVILSGGIDLSVGSVIAFTGVFLAKAIGFWGMSPLVAFPLVLLMGCAFGALMGWLIDALKIPAFIITLAGMFFLRGVSYLVSEESIPIDHPIYDTLSSLAWKIPGGGRLSAMGLLMLGVVVIGIFLAHRTRFGNQVYAIGGSATSANLMGISTRSVTVRIYMLSTGLATLAGIVFSVYTSAGYALAGVGVELDAIASVVIGGTLLSGGVGTVLGTLFGVAIQGLIQTYINFDGTLSSWWTKIAIGLLLFIFIALQRGLTVLWENRQSADVTRVTPH from the coding sequence ATGATAAAACGTAACCTGCCGCTGACCATCACGCTCGCGGTATTTGTGCTCGGCTACCTCTACTGCCTGACGCAGTTCCCCGGTTTCGCCTCCACGCGCGTGATTTGCAATATCCTGACCGATAACGCCTTTCTCGGCATTATCGCCGTCGGCATGACGTTTGTGATCCTCTCCGGCGGCATCGATCTCTCCGTCGGCTCGGTGATCGCCTTCACCGGCGTGTTCCTCGCCAAAGCGATCGGCTTCTGGGGCATGTCGCCGCTGGTGGCGTTCCCGCTGGTCCTGCTGATGGGCTGCGCGTTCGGCGCGTTAATGGGCTGGCTTATCGATGCGCTCAAAATCCCGGCGTTTATCATTACGCTCGCCGGGATGTTCTTTCTGCGCGGCGTCAGCTATCTGGTGTCTGAGGAGTCGATCCCGATTGACCACCCGATTTACGACACGCTCTCAAGCCTCGCATGGAAAATCCCTGGTGGCGGGCGGCTGAGCGCAATGGGCCTGCTAATGCTGGGCGTGGTGGTGATTGGGATTTTCCTCGCGCACCGCACCCGGTTTGGCAATCAGGTTTACGCCATCGGCGGCAGCGCCACGTCCGCGAACCTGATGGGCATCTCCACCCGCAGCGTGACCGTGCGCATTTACATGCTCTCTACCGGGCTTGCCACGCTCGCGGGCATTGTCTTTTCGGTTTACACCTCGGCGGGCTACGCGCTGGCGGGTGTGGGCGTCGAGCTGGACGCCATTGCCTCGGTGGTCATCGGCGGCACGCTGCTCTCCGGCGGGGTAGGGACGGTGCTCGGCACGCTGTTTGGCGTGGCTATCCAGGGGCTTATCCAGACCTATATTAACTTCGACGGCACGTTAAGCTCCTGGTGGACTAAAATCGCCATCGGGCTCCTGCTGTTTATTTTTATCGCGTTGCAGCGCGGGCTGACGGTGCTGTGGGAAAACCGCCAGAGCGCTGACGTCACCCGTGTGACGCCGCACTAA
- the ytfT gene encoding Inner membrane ABC transporter permease protein ytfT: MPLRHKELRVMPRSLPDTGAPKRRLRFPPGMPQIAALMLVLLVDGLVADHFFQIVLQDGRLFGSPIDILNRAAPVALLAIGMTLVIATGGIDLSVGAVMAIAGATAATLTVGGHSLAVVILASLGVGVLAGLWNGILVAVLKIQPFVATLILMVAGRGVAQLITSGQIVTFNSPSLAWLGSGSLFFFPTPVIIAILTLLAFWLFTRKTALGMFIEAVGINIRAAKNAGVSTRLIVMLTYMLSGLCAAIAGIIVAADIRGADANNAGLWLELDAILAVVIGGASLMGGRFNLALSVVGALIIQGMNTGILLSGFPPELNQVVKAVVVLCVLIVQSPRFIGLIKGVRRHDKT, from the coding sequence ATGCCATTGCGGCATAAGGAGCTACGCGTGATGCCTCGTTCATTACCGGATACGGGCGCGCCGAAGCGGCGCTTACGCTTTCCGCCCGGCATGCCGCAAATCGCGGCGCTGATGCTGGTGCTGCTGGTCGACGGCCTGGTGGCGGATCACTTTTTCCAGATAGTGCTTCAGGACGGGCGGCTCTTCGGCAGCCCGATAGATATCCTCAACCGCGCCGCGCCCGTGGCGCTGCTCGCGATCGGCATGACGCTGGTCATCGCCACCGGCGGGATTGACCTTTCCGTCGGCGCGGTGATGGCGATTGCGGGCGCGACCGCCGCGACGCTGACCGTGGGCGGGCACAGTCTCGCTGTCGTGATTCTGGCGTCGCTTGGCGTCGGCGTGCTGGCCGGTCTCTGGAACGGCATCCTGGTGGCGGTGCTGAAGATCCAGCCTTTCGTGGCGACGCTGATTCTGATGGTCGCCGGGCGCGGTGTGGCGCAGCTCATTACGTCCGGGCAGATTGTGACGTTCAACTCACCGTCGCTCGCCTGGCTTGGCAGCGGCTCGCTGTTTTTCTTCCCGACGCCGGTCATTATCGCGATTCTGACGCTGCTGGCGTTCTGGCTCTTTACCCGCAAAACCGCGCTCGGCATGTTTATTGAAGCTGTCGGCATCAACATTCGCGCGGCGAAAAACGCGGGCGTCAGTACCCGGCTTATCGTCATGCTTACCTATATGCTAAGCGGCCTGTGCGCGGCGATTGCCGGGATCATCGTCGCGGCGGATATTCGCGGCGCGGACGCCAACAACGCCGGGCTGTGGCTTGAGCTCGACGCGATTCTGGCGGTGGTGATTGGCGGCGCGTCGCTGATGGGCGGGCGCTTTAATCTGGCGCTGTCGGTCGTCGGCGCGCTGATTATTCAGGGGATGAATACCGGGATTCTGCTGTCGGGCTTTCCGCCAGAGCTGAACCAGGTCGTGAAAGCGGTTGTGGTGCTGTGCGTGCTGATTGTTCAGTCGCCGCGATTTATTGGTCTGATTAAAGGAGTGCGCCGCCATGATAAAACGTAA
- the ytfR gene encoding Uncharacterized ABC transporter ATP-binding protein ytfR, which produces MNQQPAILRRQESPTMNNDNHQEILRTEGLSKTFPGVKALDHVDFSLRRGEIMALLGENGAGKSTLIKALTGVYQPDGGTIYLGGEAVRPRNTAHAQQLGIGTVYQEVNLLPNMSVADNLFIGREPRRFGLLRRKEMEKRATALLESYGFHLDVREPLNRFSVAMQQIVAICRAIDLSARVLILDEPTASLDAKEVEMLFTLMRQLRAQGVSLIFVTHFLDQVYEVTDRITVLRNGKFVGTRDTAELPQIELVKMMLGRELESNALQRAGRTLLSEKPVAAFQDYGKKGVIAPFTLEVRPGEIVGLAGLLGSGRTETAEVIFGIHPADSGTAAIKGKPQTLRSPQQASRLGIGFCPEDRKTDGIIGAASVRENIILALQAQRGWLRPIPRREQDEIAARFIRQLGIRTPGPEQPIEFLSGGNQQKVLLSRWLLTKPQFLILDEPTRGIDVGAHAEIIRLIETLCADGLALLVISSELEELVGYADRVIILRDRQQVAEIPLEDLSVGAIMNAIAA; this is translated from the coding sequence GTGAACCAACAACCCGCCATCCTGAGGCGACAGGAGAGCCCGACCATGAATAACGATAACCATCAGGAAATCCTGCGAACGGAAGGCTTAAGCAAAACGTTTCCTGGCGTAAAGGCCCTCGACCATGTCGATTTCAGCCTGCGTCGCGGGGAAATTATGGCGTTACTCGGCGAAAACGGCGCCGGTAAATCGACGCTGATTAAAGCGCTGACCGGCGTTTACCAGCCCGATGGCGGCACCATTTATCTCGGCGGCGAGGCTGTGCGGCCGCGCAACACCGCACATGCGCAACAGCTCGGCATTGGCACCGTATACCAGGAGGTTAACCTGCTGCCCAACATGTCGGTGGCGGACAACCTGTTTATTGGCCGTGAGCCGCGCCGCTTTGGCCTGCTGCGCCGTAAAGAGATGGAAAAGCGCGCCACGGCGCTGCTCGAATCCTACGGGTTTCATCTTGACGTTCGCGAGCCGCTGAACCGCTTTTCGGTCGCGATGCAGCAGATCGTCGCTATCTGCCGCGCCATCGATCTCTCGGCGCGCGTGCTGATCCTCGATGAACCCACCGCCAGCCTCGACGCCAAAGAGGTCGAGATGCTCTTTACCCTGATGCGCCAGCTACGCGCGCAGGGCGTCAGTCTTATCTTCGTCACGCATTTTCTCGATCAGGTCTATGAAGTCACGGATCGCATCACGGTGCTGCGTAACGGGAAATTTGTCGGCACGCGCGACACCGCCGAGCTGCCGCAAATCGAACTGGTGAAAATGATGCTGGGGCGCGAACTTGAAAGTAACGCGCTGCAGCGCGCCGGGCGCACGCTGCTGAGTGAAAAACCGGTCGCGGCATTCCAGGATTACGGCAAAAAAGGCGTTATCGCGCCGTTTACGCTTGAGGTGCGTCCCGGCGAAATCGTCGGCCTGGCGGGCCTGCTCGGCTCAGGACGCACCGAAACGGCGGAAGTCATCTTCGGCATTCACCCGGCAGACAGCGGCACCGCCGCTATTAAAGGCAAGCCGCAAACGCTGCGCTCGCCGCAGCAGGCGTCACGGCTCGGGATCGGCTTTTGCCCTGAAGACCGGAAAACCGACGGCATCATCGGCGCCGCCTCGGTGCGCGAAAACATCATTCTGGCGCTGCAGGCCCAGCGCGGCTGGCTGCGTCCGATCCCGCGGCGCGAGCAGGATGAGATTGCCGCCCGCTTTATCCGCCAGCTCGGCATTCGCACGCCGGGCCCGGAGCAGCCGATTGAATTTCTCTCCGGCGGCAACCAGCAAAAAGTTCTGCTCTCACGCTGGTTGCTGACGAAACCGCAGTTTCTGATCCTCGACGAGCCGACGCGCGGCATCGACGTCGGCGCCCATGCGGAGATCATCCGGCTTATCGAAACCCTGTGCGCCGACGGGCTGGCCCTGCTGGTCATCTCGTCTGAGCTGGAAGAGCTGGTGGGCTACGCCGACCGGGTGATTATTCTGCGCGACCGCCAGCAGGTGGCGGAGATCCCGCTTGAGGATCTCTCGGTCGGCGCCATTATGAATGCCATTGCGGCATAA
- the ytfQ gene encoding ABC transporter periplasmic-binding protein ytfQ, producing the protein MALAAPLTVGFSQVGSESGWRAAETSVAKSEAQKRGITLKVADGQQKQENQIKAVRSFIAQGVDAIFIAPVVATGWEPVLKEAKDAEIPVMLLDRSIDVKDKSLYMTTVTADNVLEGKLIGDWLVKTAAGKPCNVVELQGTVGASVAIDRKKGFAEAISKAPNIKIIRSQSGDFTRSKGKEVMESFIKAENNGKNICMVYAHNDDMAIGAIQAIKEAGLKPGKDILTGSIDGVPDIFKAMVDGEANASVELTPNMAGPAFDALEKFKKDGTQPPKLTITQSVLYLPDTAKEMLEKKKTMGY; encoded by the coding sequence ATGGCATTAGCCGCCCCGTTAACCGTGGGATTTTCACAGGTCGGCTCTGAATCGGGCTGGCGCGCGGCGGAAACCAGCGTTGCGAAAAGCGAGGCGCAAAAACGCGGCATCACGCTGAAAGTCGCCGATGGTCAGCAGAAGCAGGAGAACCAGATTAAAGCGGTACGTTCGTTTATCGCCCAGGGCGTGGACGCGATTTTTATCGCGCCGGTGGTGGCGACGGGCTGGGAGCCGGTGCTGAAAGAGGCGAAAGACGCGGAGATCCCGGTGATGCTGCTGGACCGCTCCATTGATGTCAAAGATAAGTCGCTCTACATGACCACCGTCACCGCCGACAACGTGCTGGAAGGCAAGCTTATCGGCGACTGGCTGGTGAAAACTGCCGCGGGCAAACCGTGCAACGTGGTGGAGTTACAGGGCACCGTCGGCGCGAGCGTGGCTATCGATCGTAAGAAAGGGTTTGCCGAGGCGATTTCCAAAGCGCCGAACATCAAGATTATCCGTTCTCAGTCCGGCGACTTTACCCGCTCGAAAGGTAAAGAAGTCATGGAGAGCTTTATCAAGGCCGAGAACAACGGCAAAAACATCTGCATGGTTTACGCCCATAACGACGATATGGCGATCGGCGCCATTCAGGCCATTAAAGAGGCCGGGCTGAAACCGGGCAAAGATATCCTGACGGGCTCTATCGACGGCGTGCCGGACATTTTCAAAGCGATGGTGGACGGCGAGGCGAACGCGAGCGTGGAGCTGACCCCGAACATGGCGGGGCCGGCGTTTGACGCGCTGGAGAAATTCAAGAAGGACGGCACCCAGCCTCCGAAGCTGACCATTACCCAGTCGGTGCTGTATCTGCCGGATACCGCCAAAGAGATGTTAGAGAAGAAGAAAACGATGGGGTATTGA
- the ppa gene encoding Inorganic pyrophosphatase: protein MSLLNVPAGKDLPEDIYVVIEIPANADPIKYEVDKESGALFVDRFMSTAMFYPCNYGYINHTLSLDGDPVDVLVPTPYPLQPGSVIRCRPVGVLKMTDESGEDAKLVAVPHTKLSKEYDHIKDVNDLPELLKAQITHFFEHYKDLEKGKWVKVEGWENAEAAKEEIRASFERAKK from the coding sequence ATGAGCTTACTGAACGTACCTGCGGGCAAAGATCTGCCGGAAGACATCTACGTTGTTATTGAAATTCCGGCTAACGCTGATCCTATTAAATATGAAGTGGACAAAGAGAGCGGCGCGCTGTTCGTTGACCGTTTTATGTCCACCGCGATGTTCTATCCGTGCAACTACGGCTACATCAACCACACCCTGTCTCTGGACGGCGACCCGGTTGACGTGCTGGTCCCGACGCCGTACCCGCTGCAGCCTGGCTCCGTGATCCGCTGCCGTCCGGTTGGCGTGCTGAAAATGACCGACGAGTCTGGCGAAGACGCCAAACTGGTTGCGGTACCGCACACCAAACTCTCTAAAGAATACGATCACATCAAAGACGTGAATGATCTGCCGGAACTGCTGAAAGCGCAGATCACGCACTTCTTTGAACACTACAAAGATCTGGAAAAAGGCAAGTGGGTTAAAGTGGAAGGCTGGGAAAACGCCGAAGCTGCTAAAGAAGAGATCCGCGCCTCTTTCGAACGCGCGAAGAAGTAA